A single genomic interval of Musa acuminata AAA Group cultivar baxijiao chromosome BXJ3-4, Cavendish_Baxijiao_AAA, whole genome shotgun sequence harbors:
- the LOC103983204 gene encoding reticulon-like protein B11 isoform X2 encodes MAAVQDIDRPSAPDAPPSAASSPPPPGPIRPSVHRALGGGVVADVLLWRRRNLAVLTAAGATTVWFLFDRAGYSFLSVIANALLLLVVILFFWAKSALLLNRPLPPLPNLEIPDEVVGKAADGARVWINRALAVGHDITIRRDRKVFLQVILVLWLISYIGSFFNFLTLVYIGVLLSITLPALYDKYQDHVHEKLGVAHNVVLKQYGNILSRVQAQSTKEKKTE; translated from the exons ATGGCCGCCGTGCAAGATATCGACCGCCCGTCGGCGCCGGATGCGCCCCCGTCCGCGGCGTCCTCCCCGCCCCCTCCTGGCCCGATCCGGCCATCCGTGCACCGCGCCCTCGGCGGCGGCGTAG TTGCTGATGTGCTTCTTTGGAGGCGGAGGAACTTGGCAGTTCTCACGGCGGCCGGCGCTACGACGGTGTGGTTCCTATTCGATCGGGCCGGATACAGCTTCTTGTCTGTTATCGCGaatgccctcctcctcctcgtggtCATCCTCTTCTTTTGGGCTAAATCTGCCTTGCTCCTCAACAG ACCTCTTCCGCCCCTTCCTAATCTCGAGATTCCGGACGAGGTCGTGGGTAAGGCTGCCGACGGGGCTCGGGTGTGGATCAATCGGGCGTTGGCTGTTGGGCACGACATTACGATCCGAAGAGATAGGAAGGTTTTTCTTCAG GTCATCTTGGTTCTGTGGCTCATCTCCTACATTGGAAGTTTTTTCAACTTCCTTACACTTGTGTACATAG GAGTTCTTCTGTCCATTACACTTCCTGCTTTGTATGACAAGTATCAAGATCATGTTCATGAAAAGCTTGGTGTGGCACATAATGTGGTACTGAAGCAGTATGGGAATATCTTAAGCAGAGTTCAGGCACAATCAACCAAGGAAAAGAAGACTGAGTAG
- the LOC103983205 gene encoding UDP-glycosyltransferase 73C3 produces the protein MQHHHAPTASNGESKTRPHFVLVPFLAQGHMIPMADMAVLLAERGARVSFITTPVNVARTEAVVRRVRRPGIAVEFVELTFPCAEVGLPEGCERIDLLPSYELIKQFHDATGLLRHPLTQHLRAQRQPPTCMIADSCNPWTKAVAEELRMPYLLFHGPSCLNMLCARMILRHKIYEQIGDPFEPFDVPGLPHRLEISMAQMAWFITMLGWEKFREEVWEAETAADGFVINTFEALEATYVECYSREAKGKKVWTIGPLSLSNQDPDDKAARGNKASVDKQRILLWLDEKAPRSVVYVSFGSIVRHSPAQVLEIGRGLEASGQAFLWVIKEVDASSPEVEKWLSGGGFQERVGDKGLIIKGWAPQAAILSHPAIGGFVTHCGWNSVVEAVSEGVPMATWPHFSSDQYINERLIVDVQRTGVAVGVTVPDAHVGAEEIEKAISRLMDGGEKGEGRRERARELGRKAKEAMEVGGSSYANVTQLIHYASHHD, from the coding sequence ATGCAACACCACCACGCGCCGACCGCCAGTAATGGCGAAAGCAAGACGAGGCCTCACTTCGTGTTGGTTCCCTTCCTGGCGCAGGGGCACATGATCCCCATGGCTGACATGGCAGTTCTCCTCGCCGAGCGAGGCGCCCGCGTCAGCTTCATCACCACCCCCGTCAACGTTGCCAGGACCGAGGCCGTCGTCCGCCGCGTCAGGCGACCCGGCATCGCGGTCGAGTTCGTCGAGCTTACCTTCCCTTGCGCCGAAGTGGGACTTCCCGAAGGGTGCGAGAGAATCGACCTGCTGCCTTCTTATGAATTGATAAAACAGTTTCACGACGCCACCGGCCTTCTCCGTCACCCCCTTACGCAGCACCTTCGAGCCCAGCGGCAACCCCCGACGTGCATGATCGCTGACTCATGTAATCCTTGGACGAAGGCAGTTGCCGAGGAGCTCCGGATGCCATATCTCCTCTTCCACGGCCCCTCCTGCTTGAATATGCTGTGCGCACGCATGATCCTACGGCACAAGATCTACGAGCAGATCGGTGACCCGTTCGAGCCTTTTGACGTGCCCGGCTTGCCTCACCGGCTCGAGATCAGCATGGCCCAGATGGCGTGGTTCATCACCATGCTGGGGTGGGAAAAGTTCCGCGAGGAGGTCTGGGAGGCAGAGACCGCCGCGGATGGGTTCGTGATCAACacgtttgaagccttggaggccacATACGTCGAGTGCTACAGCAGAGAGGCGAAGGGGAAGAAGGTTTGGACGATCGGGCCACTGTCGCTGTCGAACCAAGATCCGGACGACAAGGCCGCGAGAGGGAACAAGGCGTCCGTCGACAAACAACGAATTCTTCTCTGGCTCGACGAGAAGGCCCCGAGGTCTGTCGTCTATGTCAGCTTCGGCAGCATCGTCCGCCACAGCCCGGCTCAGGTACTGGAGATAGGGCGTGGGCTGGAAGCATCCGGCCAGGCCTTCCTTtgggtgatcaaggaggtcgatgcgTCGTCCCCTGAGGTGGAGAAGTGGCTGTCGGGCGGCGGCTTCCAGGAGAGGGTCGGTGACAAGGGACTTATCATCAAGGGATGGGCGCCTCAGGCGGCGATCTTGTCGCACCCGGCGATCGGAGGATTCGTGACACACTGCGGATGGAACTCGGTGGTGGAGGCGGTGTCGGAGGGCGTGCCGATGGCGACATGGCCTCACTTCAGCAGCGACCAGTACATTAATGAGAGGCTGATCGTGGACGTTCAGCGAACCGGAGTGGCGGTGGGCGTGACGGTGCCCGACGCCCACGTAGGCGCAGAAGAGATAGAGAAGGCGATCTCGAGACTGATGGACGGAGGCGAGAAAGGAGAAGGGAGACGGGAGAGAGCAAGAGAGCTGGGGAGGAAGGCCAAGGAGGCAATGGAAGTAGGAGGCTCATCTTATGCCAACGTGACACAGTTGATCCATTATGCATCGCACCATGATTAA
- the LOC103983204 gene encoding reticulon-like protein B11 isoform X1, which yields MAAVQDIDRPSAPDAPPSAASSPPPPGPIRPSVHRALGGGVVADVLLWRRRNLAVLTAAGATTVWFLFDRAGYSFLSVIANALLLLVVILFFWAKSALLLNRPLPPLPNLEIPDEVVGKAADGARVWINRALAVGHDITIRRDRKVFLQVLLLHFFACSRIGLDVVCLTSLLLWRFLCLILKVILVLWLISYIGSFFNFLTLVYIGVLLSITLPALYDKYQDHVHEKLGVAHNVVLKQYGNILSRVQAQSTKEKKTE from the exons ATGGCCGCCGTGCAAGATATCGACCGCCCGTCGGCGCCGGATGCGCCCCCGTCCGCGGCGTCCTCCCCGCCCCCTCCTGGCCCGATCCGGCCATCCGTGCACCGCGCCCTCGGCGGCGGCGTAG TTGCTGATGTGCTTCTTTGGAGGCGGAGGAACTTGGCAGTTCTCACGGCGGCCGGCGCTACGACGGTGTGGTTCCTATTCGATCGGGCCGGATACAGCTTCTTGTCTGTTATCGCGaatgccctcctcctcctcgtggtCATCCTCTTCTTTTGGGCTAAATCTGCCTTGCTCCTCAACAG ACCTCTTCCGCCCCTTCCTAATCTCGAGATTCCGGACGAGGTCGTGGGTAAGGCTGCCGACGGGGCTCGGGTGTGGATCAATCGGGCGTTGGCTGTTGGGCACGACATTACGATCCGAAGAGATAGGAAGGTTTTTCTTCAGGTGCTCCTCTTGCACTTCTTTGCATGTTCCAGGATCGGTTTAGATGTCGTTTGTCTGACTTCACTTTTGCTTTGGCGATTCCTCTGCCTCATTTTAAAGGTCATCTTGGTTCTGTGGCTCATCTCCTACATTGGAAGTTTTTTCAACTTCCTTACACTTGTGTACATAG GAGTTCTTCTGTCCATTACACTTCCTGCTTTGTATGACAAGTATCAAGATCATGTTCATGAAAAGCTTGGTGTGGCACATAATGTGGTACTGAAGCAGTATGGGAATATCTTAAGCAGAGTTCAGGCACAATCAACCAAGGAAAAGAAGACTGAGTAG